In Pleuronectes platessa chromosome 8, fPlePla1.1, whole genome shotgun sequence, the genomic stretch TTTGACCAGTATGAGCAGCTTGTGCTCAgcctcgtctgtctctgtgaatgaGCGAAGTGTTCTGATCTGTCCTGTATAGCGGTCCAAACCAAAGAGACTGTGGTCAGTAACTTCCTGCAGTGAAAACAGTAACCAGCCGTTATATCCTATATCAGCGTCATAGGCTCTGACTTTAGTCACCAAGTGTCCAGCGTTCACATTGCGGGGAATCTCCTCCACACCTTCAGCAGAACCGTTGGAGCTGACTGGATACAGGATGACTGGAGCGTTGTCGTTCTGATCCAGAATGAACACGTTCACTGTGACGTTGCTGCTCAGTGACGGAGTTCCAGAATCTGACGCAACAACGTggaactggaaagttttcaccgTTTCAAAGTCAAAACTTTTTAGAGCCATGATGTCTCCGTTCTCAGAGTTAATATTTAGAAATGAAGTCAGTTTATTATCTTCACTTCTTTCTCTGAGAATGTGATAAGAAATATGTGCATTCTCATTCTCATCCGCATCAAAAGCtttgacagaaaacacagaggtgcCTGGATTGTTACTCTCTGTCACATAGAAAGTATAGGGGCTCATTGAAAACTGTGGACTGTTGTCATTCACATCTGACACCACAACACTTATTGTCTTCTCAGACGATAATGGAGGTTGACCAGCGTCTTTTGCAGTTATGGTCAACTCATAATATGACAGTTTCTCTCTGTCCAGAGGGGATTTGGTTACTAATGAATACATCTTATCTTGTAAAGATGGTGATAAAGTAAAAGGAACATTCTCAACTATGGAGCAAATAACTTTTCCATTAAGACCAGAGTCCAAGTCATTTACACTGATAAGAGCAACTGTAGTTCCAGGTCTGGAGTCTTCAGGGATAGAGCTCGAAAAAGAGGTGACCTCAATCTCAGGTGCATTGTCATTCACATCAACTATCTTGATAATTACACTTTTTTGAGTCGATAGAGGAGCAAGACCTTTATCTGATGCTTGGATTTCAATCTCATGTTTGTCTTTCCCTTCATAGTCAATTAAACCTTTCACAATTATTTCGCCTGTAGATGGATCTATGTCAAAAAGGTTTAAAGACCTACGGTTAACAATAGtgctaaatgaataaatgacatCTCCATTTGGTCCTTCATCTAAATCGGTTGCGTTCACTCGTATAACTGTTTTCCCGACTGGAGTATTTTCATCGAGCATCACAGAATAAATCCCTTTATTGAAAACAGGagcattatcatttatatctaAAACTTTTACTAGTATATTCATTTCACCAGATTTCGGAGGTTTTCCTCCATCCAGGGCAGTCAGCACTAATGAGTGACTTTCTGCTGCCTCCCTATCCAAAGATTTTTGCACAATTAAAATTGGTATTTTACCATCTTCTCCCTTATCCTTAACTTCCAAACGGAAGTGGTCGTTTGGGCTGAGTCTATATTGTTGAATAGAAAATCCTCCACCGTCTGGATCTCGTGCGGGTTCTAGAGGAGTGCGCACCCCGGGTAACACAGACTCGAACATCTCCAacgttttttctttgtctgagaAACTGGGAGAATGATCATTTATATCCAGCACCTCCACTCCCACATAGTGCACCTCCAGTGGATTTTCTAACACGGTTTTTAGATTAATTAAACACGTACTGATCTGCGcacacacctcctctctgtcaATCTTCCGGCTCACATACAGGATGCCATCGTTCTGATTTACGTGGAAAAGAGGATCCGCGTTACTGGAAACAATGCGatacttcctctctctcagcgTGCTCTTATCTAATCCAAGATCGTTTGCGATGTTTCCGACCACAGTTCCTTCGTTTACTTCCTCGTTGATTGAATAGCGTATTTGCGCTGATGTTCCGCTCCAAAAAAGCACCGCAACCACACAGCTGACCAAACATCCACGCGCCCTTCGTGGCCTGCATCTTCTTTGTTCCATGGTTAAACCCGAAATCAGCGTTAATCCATCGCAAGGAAAATAACCACGTTTTAAAAATAGATTCCAAACCGTCGATACATATACATGTCCAGTCTCTGCCTACACAGCCAGAAATGGTGGCGGACAATGCGAACCGAACAAGCTCatgttcaaatgtaaatttCATCAAGAGGCGGAACCTAAATGCAAAGAGGAAAAGCCCCTGTAATGTTGAATTTAACATTACACTGACACCATGCGACAAAACCTGTCTATGCAAGGAAAGCAGAGGAAATAAGAATGACTGAAAACGTGGCCAAACATTTTCAGAACCATGGAAAATGACTGTAGTTCACTCAAGCGACATTAACTGGAATGCACTATAAACTATATGACTTGCCAGTAGGATAGTAACAGATACAGTTTTAGATGTATGTTGGAATTCAGAATATGGGTTGTGAAGACGGACATTACACTATTGAAGAACCAGTAAAGTACGATATGACTTTTAAAAGCAGTGACAACGTTGATGAACCAGTTTTGACATTTTGGTCCTTCTTTACTTCTTTACTGAAGTCCTTAAATACCACAGCTCCAATAAGGAGCACAGCACACAATCATATAAGCTAACATACCAGGAAATATGCCTCAGGTTTTTATCAAGCATCACCCCATCTGCTATAAATTGGGTATTGTGCAACCAATGTGAGATATAAAATGACTTTTAAACTGCAAGAGCTGGTACCAATGCCACAATGATTGCCCTAATCTAAACGAACTACTCTACATTATTTGCAAAAATCAAACAATCCCTGTAAATGCATTTTCAAAAAAGTGTGGGAAATGGATAAAAAAACATGGACAGTGAGAATGTAAAATATGTAGAAGCGtattaaacaaaaatattttagaTGAAACTTTGCAATTGTTGATAAACATGCAAGTTTGCCTCAAATGatgacaaaaacatttacagaccACAGCAACATATAGTGCTTGATGTCAAGTAAATTCGAAACGAACATACAATTGCTTGAATCAATCTTACCTCTCCAGATGTCCCTCTCCTGTCAGGCAGCATTAGTGTATTGGCATGGCTTCCTGGGGCTATAGTAGATCCTATACTCATCCTGGGTCCAACTAACATGTAGCGTTTGTCTCCAGATCTGTACTGGATGCTATGACACAGTGTCCCATCATAATTAGGCTCTGGTAGATATTTAGAAGTGTAGTCTGTGGACTTTGAGCACTGCATTGAAATCAGCACGATGATACTGACGAGAAAAAGAGCTGAAACTGAGCCCACAGTTATCATCAGGTAAAAAGTCACGTTATTGTCCTCATCAGCTTTTGTTGAGCTTTTCACATCAGAAGCTGCAAAAGCCTCTTTAGGCTCCACGACTTTGACAATGACAGTAGCTGTTGCTGAGAGGGACACGTTCCCATTGTCTTTGACCAGTATGAGCAGTTTGTGCTCAgcctcgtctgtctctgtgaatgaGCGAAGTGTTCTGATCTGTCCTGTATAGCGGTCCAAACCAAAGAGACTGTGGTCAGTAACTTCCTGCAGTGAAAACAGTAACCAGCCGTTATATCCTATATCAGCGTCATAGGCTCTGACTTTAGTCACCAAGTGTCCAGCGTTCACATTGCGGGGAATCTCCTCCACACCTTCAGCAGAACCGTTGGAGCTGACTGGATACAGGATGACTGGAGCGTTGTCGTTCTGATCCAGAATGAACACGTGCACAGTGACGTTGCTGCTCAGTGACGGAGTTCCAGAGTCTGACGCAACAACGTggaactggaaagttttcagtgTTTCAAAGTCGAAACTTTTTAGCGCCATGATGTCTCCGTTCTCAGGGTTAATGTTTAAAAACGAGGACAGTTTATTCCCGCTTACATCTCTTAAAATATGATACGAAACAAGAGCATTGTCGCCTTCGTCTCGATCAGAGGCTTTTACTGAAAACACTGAGGCTGCGGGGCTGTTATTCTCAGTGATATAAAACGTGTAGGGGCTTGATGAAAACTCTGGACTGTTGTCATTCACATCTGATACAACGATGCTTATGGTCTTTTCTGTTAAAAACGAAGGTTCGCCCGTATCTTTCGCAGTAATGGTGACGTCATATTGAGAGATAACTTCCCTGTCCAGCTGTGACCTGGTGACAACAGCGTACATTTTTTCTTGCAACGATGGAGACAAAGTGAAGGGAACATCTTCTTTGATCGAGCAAATTATTTTACCGTTGATTCCAGAGTCTAAATCACGGACACTAATGAGGGCAACTGTCGTTCCTATTTTTGAATCCTCCTTGATGGAGCTGGAAAACGAAGTCACCTCTATCTCGGGAGCATTATCATTAACATCAATAACAGTTATTGTTACACTTTTGTCCGTTGTTAATGGAACTGGTCCTTTATCGGACGCCTGAATATCAATTTCATAACTTTTGCTCTTCTCAAAATCTATCGGACCTGTTACTTGAATCTCACCAGTGTTTGGATCGATACTGAATAAATCCATTAATTTCAAATCAGCTTCGTTACCAAAAGAATATATTATTTCGCTGTTTGCACCCTGGTCTGAATCAGTTGCATTCACCTGAATCACTACGGTGCCAACAGGAACGTTTTCTTTAAGAGTAGCGGAATACAGCTCCTTTGTGAACACGGGCGAGTTGTCATTAACATCAAGGACGTCCACAATTATGTCTATATTACCAGACTTCACCGGTTTTCCTCCATCCACGGCCGTGAGTCGTAGCTTGTGTTTCCCTACTGCTTCTCTATCCAGCTGCTTCTGAAGAACTAAAAATGGCATTTTTCGGTCCTCGCCTCGATCCTTGACTTCTACCCTGAAATACTCGTTATGACTGAGTCTGTATTGCTGAATGGAAAACTGGCCTACGTCGGGGTCGCGGGCCGCTTGCAGTTGAAATCTCGCCCCCGCCAGAGCCGACTCGGAAATCTCGAGCCGCTTTTCTTTCTCTGGAAAAACCGGCGAGTGGTCGTTCATGTCGAGTATTTCCACCGCCACATAGTGAATCTCCAGCGGGTTCTCTAGCACGGTTTTCAGCTGGATCAAACACGGGCTGGTGCGTTCGCACACCTCCTCCCTATCTATCCTTCTCTTCACATACAGGACGCCATCATTTTGATTAACCTGAAAAAGGGGTTCAGCCGAGCTTGTGACAATGCGATATCCTCTGTCTTTTAGCGCACTCTTATCTAGTCCCAAATCTTTCGCTATATTCCCGACCACAGTTCCATCTTCAACCTCTTCGGATATCGAATATCTGATCTGCGCAAAAGCTCCGCTCCATAAAACGTCCAAAACCACCATGAGGGAAAACCAGCACCGTTTCCTCGACGATCTGCATTGTCCTCTTTGTTCCATGACTTGAATATGACAAACAACAGTCCATTAAACGTGTCGTATGGAATCACAGACGCAGTGCCATGGTCCTGAAAGATGCACCCGtctgttttacaaaaaaaaaatacagcaacTAAAACGGACTACTGACAATTGCGATGTGGAGCACACGAAAGCGTTTCTGTTATAGATAAATGCAAGTGCTTGATTCGAAGAGAGCTCGTGACGTAAAGTGCGGCCAAAAGCACGGAATTGCTGAGCTACACTGACACCAGGCGTTCAGATGGTTGTTTGCACAAATTGTAGTTTTCATATAAACCAAGACGAAACATGCCTATACATTCATATGAACAGATAAAACAGATCTGCTGTGACGTTTTGTCTGGAATGAGAGTGTAGTATTTCAGTTTTCATATCAGTTTAAATGATAAAAGCCATTTTATCAGACTTATTCATTCACACTTTGAATGGGGTCACAGAGGGCAGTACATACAGCAACACATAAAACAACCACGTCTAGAAAATATGGAATCCAAAACGTGACAGTGCACCACAACCAAAAAGCACAGTGGTTCATCACTACCAAGCACAATGAAGAGAGCTTCAATCAGTAGAAGTCTAAATAATGAAATCCTTACTGAAAAGATTCTATGCTCTTTCCCCCCCAAGAAATATACATGTTATTATCAGTTACTTTAAATATAATCTTACCTCTCCAGATATCCCCCTCCTGTCAGGCAGCATTAGTGTATTGGCATGGCTTCCTGGGGCTATAGTAGATCCTATACTCATCCTGGGTCCAACTAACATGTAGCGTTTGTCTCCAGATCTGTACTGGATGCTGTGACACAGTGTCCCATCATAATTAGGCTCTGGCAGATATTTAGAAGTGTAGTCTGTGGACTTTGAGCACTGCATTGAAATCAGTACGATGATACTGACGAGAAAAAGAGCTGAAACTGAGCCCACAGTTATCATCAGGTAAAAAGTCACGTTACTGTCCTCATCTGCTTTTGTTGAGCTTTTAACATCAGCAGCTGCAAAAGCTTCTTTGGGCTCCACGACTTTGACAATGACAGTAGCTGTTGCTGAGAGTGACACGTTCCCATTGTCTTTGACCAGTATGAGCAGCTTGTGCTCAgcctcgtctgtctctgtgaatgaGCGAAGTGTTCTGATCTGTCCTGTATAGCGGTCCAAACCAAAGAGACTGTGGTCAGTAACTTCCTGCAGTGAAAACAGTAACCAGCCGTTATATCCTATATCAGCGTCATAGGCTCTGACTTTAGTCACCAAGTGTCCTGCGTTCACATTGCGGGGAATCTCCTCCACACCTTCAGCAGAACCGTTGGAGCTGACTGGATACAGGATGACTGGAGCGTTGTCGTTCTGATCCAGAATGAACACGTTCACTGTGACGTTGCTGCTCAGTGACGGAGTTCCGGAGTCTGACGCAACAACGTggaactggaaagttttcactgtttcaaaGTCGAAACTTTTTAGTGCAGTGATGTCTCCGTTCTCTGAGTTGATGTTTAGAAAAGAGCTGAATAGGTTGTCTTCTCTCCTGTCCCTCAAAATTTGATATGAAATCAGCGCATTACTTCCCTCGTCAACATCACGGGCTGACACTGATAAAATAGACGTGCCTGGGCTGTTGTTCTCGGTTATGTAGAACGTATATGGGTTCTGAGAAAACTCGGGTCTGTTGTCATTCACATCTGACACAACAATTCTTATAGTTTTATCTGATGACAGGGATGGTTCGCCTGCGTCTCTGGCGACGATGGTTACATTATATTGCGATTGCTTCTCTCGATCCAAAAGCAACTTGGTTACTAGAGAATACATGTTGTTTTGTAAAGAAGGAGCGAGCAGAAAAGGAAGATCTTGACTTATATGACACAACACTTTTCCATTGAGACCAGAATCTGCGTCTTTAACACTAATCAACGCCACTGTGGTTCCTGGTTTAGAATCTTCCGGGATCGCACGTGAAAAAGATGTCACCTCAATCTCTGGTGCGTTGTCGTTAACGTCAATAATGTGTATAATGACGGTTTTGTCTGTTGTCAGTGGCGCTGCGCCTTTGTCTGATGCCTGTATATCAATTTCATATCTGCCACTGTCTTCAAAATCTATGGCCCCTGCCACAGTAATGACTCCAGTCACCGGATTTAAATCGAAACGTGCACGTGCTCGTGCATCCACGTCTTTTCCAAATGAATATACAACTTCACCGTTTAAACCTTCATCCATATCTGTTGCATTAACCAGAATAACAGTCGTTCCAAGTGGAGAATTTTCTTTTAGATTTACATTATATGAATCTTTTGTGAAAACCGGGGGGTTATCATTAACATCAGAGACATCCACATTTATTGTCATGTTACCGGAGCGTGGAGGTTTACCTCCGTCAGTGGCTGTCAGAAGTAACACATGGGTCTTAACGGATTCTCTATCCAGGGGTTTTTGTAGAACTAAACTGGGAGTTTTACGGTCCTCGCCGCGATCTTTCACCTCCAAACGAAAATGTTCATTGTGACTCAACTTATACTGCTGAACGGATAATAAACCACTATCAGCATCACGCGCAGCTTGTAACTGAAATCTTGCTCCCGGTAATGCAGATTCATAAATCTCTAACATATTCTCACTTTCAGGAAAGATCGGTGCGTGGTCGTTTACATCCAGAATGTCCACGGCTACGTAGTGGACCTCCAGTGGGTTTTCTAGTACAGTTTTTAATTCGATGACACAGACCTTGCTTCGGTCGCACGTTTCCTCTCTGTCAATTTTACGGTTCACATACAAGACACCATCGTTCTGATTCACTCGAAAAGGAGGCTCTGTCGAGCTGTAGACAATGCGGTACCCCCTCTCCTTCAGCGTGGTCTTATCGAGACCCAAATCCTTCGCAATATTTCCAACAGCAGTTCCTTCTTTCACTTCCTCAGCGACGGAATATCGGACTTGTGCTGAAACTCTGCCACAAACCGTGAACAAAACCATCACGTAGACCATCCACTGTGTCCGCTCTCTCCACGTCAGACATCCCCTTTGTTCCATGACgcgaatgaaaataaaaataatacaaaatctgTCAAAAGGCTATATCCGTACAATAACGTCCAGTCTTTCCGTCACATTCGTTTTCATAATCCAACCTTTTTCCCACAGAGCACGAGAGGAGATGAGATATAAGGTAAATTGTATGTTCAAGCTGTTCGCGTCAAAGGCTCGGTCCGTGATGGTTTGAGGAGAAAGGGGATGGGTCTAGTGGCTGTGACGAAAACATGGGTAATATTTTTCTGTCATTATAACGACACCAAGTGATCATGAACCACACTACAgtgctgtatttgaaataaatatatcacaAAAGGTTGACTTTGAGCAAAACGATCGTTTAAAAACATATTCTCAAGAAaatgtttcactttatttttcctCAGAAAGTAGAGGAAGCACAGCTGCCCACACACCTTCATTTCAGTCACCAGTATGTTTCGATTTATGCATTAGAttagaatggggggggggggggggggggtaggttaTCAAAGGCATGAAAggtgaaattatatttttctgtttcagcACCAAGGACAGCGACAGTCTGCGCTAAACCACGACTGCATTTTCAGACGTACAacactaaatattgataatattCCAACTGAAAAGAAAGTTTATATTTGcacaaatgttattttatttagcaGGAAGGTAAATATAGAACATTTTGATACACTAGTAATCTGTCATACCAATGGCCATGAGACATCAGAAGCTCTGATACAAAACAGAGTGTTGTCTTTATGACTGCCAAGTATAATCCTCACATCATATTGGGATAGTTCTACTAAGCCTGTTGCTCCTCACAAATTGCACATGACTATGCCACTGCCGCACTGATATCATCTTTGTGTAAGCAATTTAACAAAATACCAAACCCTTCTTGTTTTAATACAAGATAAATGTGTAGGTCTTCTATCAACAAGACTCTGATAGTTGAATGAACACAGTGTTTTCCCATCCATTTTATGAGGGTGATGCGGTAGTGTAAGACAGGAATACTTGCTTCATAACCAAACATATTAATCAGTTTGATCCCGCAGATTCAAACCAAAGAATATCACAGGAATAATGAACGAAATGATGTTAGAAATTAATCTTTGTACCAAATAAGGCTACACAAAGTTCTGTGAGGGAATGTGAAACTATCTTACCTCTCCAGATGTCCCTCTCCTGTCAGGGAGCATTAGTGTGTTGGCATGGCTTCCTGGGGCTATAGTAGATCCTATACTCATCCTGGGTCCAACTAACATGTAGCGTTTGTCTCCAGATCTGTACTGGATGCTGTGACACAGTGTCCCATCATAATTAGGCTCTGGTAGATATTTAGAAGTGTAGTCTGTGGACTTTGAGCACTGCATTGAAATCAGCACGATGATACTGACGAGAAAAAGAGCTGAAACTGAGCCCACAGTTATCATCAGGTAAAAAGTCACATTATTGTCCTCATCTGCTTTTGTTGAGCTTTTCACATCAGAAGCTGCAAAAGCTTCTTTGGGCTCCACAACTTTGACGATGACAGTAGCTGTTGCTGAGAGTGACACGTTCCCATTGTCTTTGACCAGTATGAGCAGCTTGTGCTCAgcctcgtctgtctctgtgaatgaGCGAAGTGTTCTGATCTGTCCTGTATAGCGGTCCAAACCAAAGAGACTGTGGTCAGTAACTTCCTGCAGTGAAAACAGTAACCAGCCGTTATATCCTATATCAGCGTCATAGGCTCTGACTTTAGTCACCAAGTGTCCTGCGTTCACATTGCGGGGAATCTCCTCCACACCTTCAGCAGAACCGTTGGAGCTGACTGGATACAGGATGACTGGAGCGTTGTCGTTCTGATCCAGAATGAACACGTTCACTGAGACGTTGCTGCTCAGTGACGGAGTTCCGGAATCTGACGCAACAACGTGGAACTTAAAGGTTTTCAGCGTTTCAAAGTCAAAACTTTTTAGAGCCACGATGTCTCCGTTCTCTGAGTTGATGTTAAGAAACGATGTCACTCTATTTTCACTACCTGCATTCCTGAGAATATGATATGAAATAAGCGCATTTTCTCCTTCGTCGCGATCAGATGCTCTCACAGAAAACACCGAGGCTCCCGGGGTGTTATTTTCACTGATGTAGAACGTGTAGGggctcagtgaaaacacaggaCTGTTGTCATTCGTATCGGACACGAACACACTAATGGTCTTTTCGGATGTCAATGCTGGTTCGCCTGCATCTTTAGCGATTATTGTAATATCATAACTTGATTGTTGTTCCCTGTCCAGCAGTGATTTAGTGACGACAGCAAACATGTTGTCTTGTATAGATGGAGTTAATGTGAATGGACCGTCTTCAGAGACAGAGCTAATTATTTTACCATTTACGCCTGAATCCGAATCCGTAATGCTGATAAGTGCTACGGTTGTTCCTGGTCGAGCGTCCTCTGAAACCGAATTTGACAATGACGCCACCTCAATTTCAGGAGCATTATCGTTTGTATCTCTGATTTTAATAATAACACTTTTATCTGTTCTGAATGGAATACTTCCCTTATCAGACGCCTGTATATCAATATCATAACTGTCTTGTTCCTCAAAGTCTACACGACCAGTTACAGTGATCTCCCCCGTAACAGAGTCGATTTCAAACAGCTCTCGGATTTTATCTTTTACATCACTGCCAAATGAATAAACCACTTCTCCGTTGGCTCCTTTGTCCAAATCCGTTGCATTAACTTTGATGACTGTTGTACCAATGGGAGAATTCTCCTGAAGCACCACTGAATATGTGTCCTTTGTGAACACAGGCATGTTATCATTAACATCCAGAACATCTATGTATATTTCAACTGTGCCTGTTTTGGGTGGATTTCCGCCATCTATAGCTGTCAAAAGCAATTGGTGGCTACTTCTGGCCTCTCTGTCCAGCTGTCTCTGCAATTGTAAAATTGGAGTTTTACCATCTCGTCCTCGATCTTTAATTTCTAAGCGAAAATGGTCGTTCTGGCTGATTTTATACTGCTGGACTGAATTTGTGCCACCATCCGGATCGTGGGCATTCTGTAGCTGATATTTTGCCCCTGGCAACGCAGACTCAGATATTTCGAGCCGTTTTGTTTTCTCCGGAAATGTGGGAGAGTGGTCGTTTAAGTCTGTTATCTCCACGGTGACATAATGAACTTCCAGTGGGTTTTCGAGAACGGTTTTAAGGTTAATCAAACACGCAGCGCTCTCCTTACACACCTCCTCTCGGTCTATTTTCTGGTTCGTATAAAGAACGCCGTCATTCTCATTCACCTTAAAAAGAGCGTCACTGGTACCAGACATAATACGaaatcctctctgcttcattacATTCAGATCTATTCCCAAATCTTTCGCTATATTCCCAACAGAACTTCCCTCTTTCAGCTCCTCAGATATTGAGTATCTCAGCTGTGCCGAGGTCGGTCTGGCGGATAAAAGCAGAACCAAGCTGACGAGCAATGGTCGCCATGAGTCCCGTCCTCTTTGTTTCATCATTTGACGTAAAAGTACGATTCCAAACGCCTTCATCATCGTCCACGAGTCTCGATGCAATGTCTCCACCACCGCAAGAAATGTATTCACATCTCCATAGAATGAAtttcacaaaatgcaaaaacgTCCACCGGTGCGTGTATTCCGATTCTGCCAGTTAAATGTGGTCTAACCGGACTGAACAATGGGGACGGACTCGCGCATGCTTCGCTGAGGCGCCGGCTAGGCGTTATAATGATAAGGTACTGCCgccttgtgagtgtgtgggatACTGCATTGTATCATGTTCAACTGATAAATACTGAATTAagaaatgaatacataaatTAATATGAGCACAAAGTATTCCATAGGTATTTTGAGTATAAGAAATTTTCTCTAAATTCATATCTGGGTTTAGCAGCAATAGATGAGGATGGTAATCAGAAAACGTTTAATTAAAATGCAATAAGTATCTAATATAATTTACTCACCTCTCCAGACATCCCCCTCCTGTCAGGCAGCATTAGTGTGTTGGCATGGCTTCCTGGGGCTATAGTAGATCCTATACTCATCCTGGGTCCAACTAACATGTAGCGTTTGTCTCCAGATCTGTACTGGATGCTGTGACACAGTGTCCCATCATAATTAGGCTCTGGCAGATATTTAGAAGTGTAGTCTGCGGACTTTGAGCACTGCATTGAAATCAGCACGATGATACTGACGAGAAAAAGAGCTGAAACTGAGCCCACAGTTATCATCAGGTAAAAAGTCACGTTATTGTCCTCATCTGCTTTTGTTGAACTTTTCACATCAGAAGCTGCAAAAGCTTCTTTGGGCTCCACGACTTTGACGATGACAGTAGCTGTTGCTGAGAGTGACACGTTCCCATTGTCTTTGACCAGTATGACCAGTTTGTGCTGAgcctcgtctgtctctgtgaatgaGCGAAGTGTTCTGATCTGTCCTGTATAGCGGTCCAAACCAAAGAGACTGTGGTCAGTAACTTCCTGCAGTGAAAACAGTAACCAGCCGTTATATCCTATATCAGCGTCATAGGCTCTGACTTTAGTCACCAAGTGTCCTGCGTTCACATTGCGGGGAATCTCCTCCACACCTTCAGCAGAACCGTTGGAGCTGACTGGATACAGGATGAC encodes the following:
- the LOC128446192 gene encoding protocadherin alpha-3; translation: MMKAFGIVLLRQMMKQRGRDSWRPLLVSLVLLLSARPTSAQLRYSISEELKEGSSVGNIAKDLGIDLNVMKQRGFRIMSGTSDALFKVNENDGVLYTNQKIDREEVCKESAACLINLKTVLENPLEVHYVTVEITDLNDHSPTFPEKTKRLEISESALPGAKYQLQNAHDPDGGTNSVQQYKISQNDHFRLEIKDRGRDGKTPILQLQRQLDREARSSHQLLLTAIDGGNPPKTGTVEIYIDVLDVNDNMPVFTKDTYSVVLQENSPIGTTVIKVNATDLDKGANGEVVYSFGSDVKDKIRELFEIDSVTGEITVTGRVDFEEQDSYDIDIQASDKGSIPFRTDKSVIIKIRDTNDNAPEIEVASLSNSVSEDARPGTTVALISITDSDSGVNGKIISSVSEDGPFTLTPSIQDNMFAVVTKSLLDREQQSSYDITIIAKDAGEPALTSEKTISVFVSDTNDNSPVFSLSPYTFYISENNTPGASVFSVRASDRDEGENALISYHILRNAGSENRVTSFLNINSENGDIVALKSFDFETLKTFKFHVVASDSGTPSLSSNVSVNVFILDQNDNAPVILYPVSSNGSAEGVEEIPRNVNAGHLVTKVRAYDADIGYNGWLLFSLQEVTDHSLFGLDRYTGQIRTLRSFTETDEAEHKLLILVKDNGNVSLSATATVIVKVVEPKEAFAASDVKSSTKADEDNNVTFYLMITVGSVSALFLVSIIVLISMQCSKSTDYTSKYLPEPNYDGTLCHSIQYRSGDKRYMLVGPRMSIGSTIAPGSHANTLMLPDRRGTSGEVR